Genomic segment of Rhodococcus sp. W8901:
ATTGCAGTCGCCTTTCTTGGTTCTCTCGGAACTTCAGCGTCAGCTGAGGTTGGTGACCGAACCGAAGTTCACGATGTTGCCGATGAAGAGGGTGATGGCGGAGAGGATCTGCTCGAGGTTCATTCTGTTTCCTTACTTTCGTGGTGGTTGTGTGACAGCTAGTGCGACGAACTAGCTGATGTCGGTGACCGAGCCGGCGTTCACAACGTTGCCGATGAAGCCGGTGATCAGGGCGATGATCTGCTCGAGGTTCATTCTCAGTGCCTTTCGAGGGAGTTTGTGTCTTGCATTGTGATTGGTGCGTGATCTTGTTCAGATCGGGGTTGGGACTTCGCCGGCGCCGGGGGACCCCGCTACCCCGGACCTTCGAACTCCCAAGACAACCCGCCCATTGCGACTCCGTCGGCGGCGCGGCCGTGGTGTGCCGCCCCTCCTGGCGTCTGGCCGGGAAGACGATCGCTTTTATTCGACCGTGATCGAAAGATAAACTAGGAGGCATCGTTCTGTACGCGTTTTCGTTACCTCATCTGGTCAGCCGTCCAGGATGTCTGAAAATTCACCCCCCCGGTCACCCCCCGGGCGTGCCAGGTCCAGGACGTCCGCCAGCTGCGGTCACGTCGTAATCCGATCAGCTCCGAGCCGCCGTCCGACCCGCCACCGGTCCACCGACAAGGCCGCTGGCAGGCACTTCGGGAGCGACCGCTCGTCGTCGCGCAGAGCACGTCGCAGTACCGATCACAATGGACCCATGACGCACTCCCCTTCCACGCCCGAGCCGGCCGACGACCCAAACCTGTGGCTCGAGGACGTCACCGGCGACGACGCACTCTCGTGGGTCCGCGAACACAACGACAAGACCGTCGCCGAATTCTCCGGCACCACCGAATTCGAGCAACTTGAATCAAACATTCGATCAATTCTCGACACCGATGCGCGCATTCCGTATTCCCGCCGACGCGGCGAGTACCTCTACAACTTCTGGCGCGACGCCGAACACGTCCGTGGCCTGTGGCGCCGCACGACGATGGACCGATACCGCAGCGACACAACGGAATGGGAGATCCTCGTCGATGTCGACGAACTCGCCGCGCGAGAGGGTGAGAACTGGGTGTGGTCCGGTGCGCAGGTGCTGCGGCCCGAACAGAACCTGGCACTGATCAGTCTGTCCCGCGGCGGCGCCGACGCCGTCGTCGTCCGCGAATTCGACCTCACCACCCTCGCCTTCGACGACACCGCCGACGGATTCCGGGTGGAGGAGGCCAAGACCGACATCGGGTGGATCGACGCCGAGCGCGTCTACGTCGGAACCGACTTCGGTGACAGAACCCTCACCGATTCCGGCTACCCCCGCCTCGCGAAGCGGTGGCACCGCGGCACCCCCCTGGCCGACGCCGTCACGATCTTCGAGGGTGAGCAGTCCGACGTCGCGATCTCCGCGTGGCACGACAGCACGCCGGGATTCGAGCGCAGCTTCGTCGAGCGGGCGATCGACTTCTACACGTCGCAGCGCTTCCAGGTGCGCGGCGACGACACCCTCGTCCGCATCGACACCCCCGAGGACGCGCGGATCTCGGCGTACCGGGAGTGGCTGCTGATCCGTACCCGCTCCGAGTGGACCGTCGGCGATGTCACCTACCCGGCCGGCGCACTACTGGCCGCGAAGTACGACGACTATCTCGCCGGCTCGCGTGAGCTCACCACGCTGTTCCTGCCCGACGACCACACGTCGCTCGAGCAGTACGCATGGACGCGGCACCACCTGCTGATGGTGACGCTCTCCGACGTCCAGTCGCACGTGTACGTGCTCACCCCGGGCGAGAGCG
This window contains:
- a CDS encoding prolyl oligopeptidase family serine peptidase, whose translation is MTHSPSTPEPADDPNLWLEDVTGDDALSWVREHNDKTVAEFSGTTEFEQLESNIRSILDTDARIPYSRRRGEYLYNFWRDAEHVRGLWRRTTMDRYRSDTTEWEILVDVDELAAREGENWVWSGAQVLRPEQNLALISLSRGGADAVVVREFDLTTLAFDDTADGFRVEEAKTDIGWIDAERVYVGTDFGDRTLTDSGYPRLAKRWHRGTPLADAVTIFEGEQSDVAISAWHDSTPGFERSFVERAIDFYTSQRFQVRGDDTLVRIDTPEDARISAYREWLLIRTRSEWTVGDVTYPAGALLAAKYDDYLAGSRELTTLFLPDDHTSLEQYAWTRHHLLMVTLSDVQSHVYVLTPGESGWVNTPLEGLPELTSTEIIDTDPRESDDFFLNSSGYLTPATLFSGTVGSPLEALKSAPAFFDPTGLTVAQHFAESADGTRIPYFVVRRDGTPAGPTLLYGYGGFENSMTPGYSGINGTAWLQRGGTYVVANIRGGGEYGPQWHTQAVRDGRHKVHEDFAAVARDLVARGITTADRLGAQGGSNGGLLMGIMLTKYPELFGAIVCQVPLLDMKRYHLLLAGASWMAEYGDPDNPDDWAFISEYSPYQNTEADRSYPPILIATSTRDDRVHPGHARKMTARLEAEGHDVHYYENIEGGHGGAADNAQAAFKSALTYTFLWDRLAR